From the Methanoculleus caldifontis genome, the window CCCCTACCTGGACCGCGACGTTGTCGTCGAGCGGGGAGTAGGCTTCGACGATACTGGCAACCCCTGCCACCGCCACCGCCGCCCACCAGGGGACCAGAAGGGCGAGCGCGAGAGCGGCGGCCGCCGCCCCGGCAACCGTCCCCTCAAGCGACTTCTTGCCCCGGAGGGTGTGCCTCCCGAACCGGAGCCCGACCAGCGTTGAGACGCTGTCGAGCACCCCGACCGTGACGAGCCCGACCGCGGCGTACTCCCGTGAAAAGACCGCGAGGCAGAAGAGGGCGCC encodes:
- a CDS encoding diacylglycerol/polyprenol kinase family protein, with protein sequence MGETFRQTAHLLMGVTGAGVILLLDDRWAFIFVSTVLVAVFLLCDAFTRGYDVPVFSRILGESEREGKIPLKGAIAYTVGALFCLAVFSREYAAVGLVTVGVLDSVSTLVGLRFGRHTLRGKKSLEGTVAGAAAAALALALLVPWWAAVAVAGVASIVEAYSPLDDNVAVQVGACVALAAVGIIAA